In Labrys monachus, the genomic stretch CGGCTGCGCCGTGATCGAAAAACTCCTCTCGCCCGGGGAATGCCGCGCCATCGCCGGTCTCTATCCGCAGGAGGCCCATTTCCGCAGCCATGTGCACATGGCGCGGCACGGTTTCGGGAAAGGCGAATATCGCTATTTCAGATATCCCCTTCCCGATCTCCTCGGCGGCCTGCGCAGCGCGCTCTATCCACCCCTGGCCGCCATCGCCAATGCCTGGAACGAGCGCATGGGCATGGCGCAGCGCTACCCCGACCGGCACGCCGATTTCCTCGGGCAATGTCACGAGCAGGACCAGACCCGGCCGACGCCGCTGCTGCTGCAATATGGTCCGGGCGACTTCAACTGCCTGCACCAGGACCTTTACGGAGACCTCGCTTTTCCCCTGCAGGTCGCGATCCTCCTGTCCGAGCCCGGCAGGGACTTCACCGGCGGCGAGTTCGTCCTCACCGAACAGCGACCGCGCATGCAGAGCCGGGCCGAGGTGGTGCCGCTCCGCCAGGGCGACGCCGTGGCCTTCGCGGTGCACGACCGGCCCGTGAAAGGAACGAAAGGCTACTATCGCGTCAATCTCCGGCATGGCGTCAGCCGCCTGCGCTCCGGCAGGCGCCACACCGTCGGCATCATCTTCCACGACGCGACATAGATCGAGGCCGACCGGCGCCGGTCCCGTCGCGGCCTCACGCCCGGTGCGGATCCTGGCCTTCCGGCAGCGCGCGCCGGGCCAGTACCGCCGCCCTGAGGGCCGCGACGGCGCTGCCGGGCGTGGTGATGACGGGGGCCGCCGTCGCCAGCGCCGTGCGGCCATGGGCGCGGGCGAGCGAGAACTGGCCGAGGACGACGGCATCGACCTCGCCGAGGCCGGCGGCCGCCTCGGCGACCAGGGCGTCGTGCCGCTCGCCGTCGCCGGCCTTGAGCGCCTCGAGCGCTCCCGCGGCCACGGCCGAGACGACAGTGACCTCGCGGCCTTGCGCGGCCGCCATGGCATGCAGCTCCTGCTCCAGCGAAAGCCGGGAGGGCTCGAAGGAGACGACGAGGCCGATGCGGTCGCCGGCGCGGAGGGCGGTCTCGAAGGCGGCCTCGTTCGGCCTCAGCACGGGAATCGCGGCGCGGGCCTTGACGGCGTCGATCGCCGGCCCGAAGGCGGAGCAGGTGAAGAGGATGCCCGCCGTGCGCCCGCCCCTGCCGCCATGCGCGGCAACATAGTCGGCGAGGGTGTGGAAGCGGGCGACCATGCCGTCGTCGAGCCGGCCGGCATCGGCGCGGTCGACGGCCAGCGAGGTGTCGAGCAGGTCATAGGCGAAGGCTTCCGGCCAGCCTTGCGCGAAGGCCTCGCGGGCCGGCGCGACCGATTCCTCGAGCGCATGGATCATCGCGATGCGCGCGACGGCGTCACTCGCCGGCATGGCGGGCCTCCTTCCGCGCGGCGAGGATGCGGGTGATCGCCTCGTCGCGGGCCGCTTCGAGTTCGGCGATCGAACGTCCCGCCGCCTCGGCCGCCACCCCTTCGACCAGCATGGCGCAGATCTCCGGCGTCAGGCTCGGCGAGCCCAGCGTCGCCCAGCGCCGTTCCTGGCTCGGCCCGAGATGTTCGAGGTAATGGGCGATGCCCTCGCCGCCGCCGCCGAGATGATAGGCCATGTGGGCGCCGACCGCCGACCAGCGCAGGCCCGGGCCGTTGACCAGCGCCGCATCGACGGTGGCGACGTCGGCGATGCCCTCGGCGACGATGTTGACCGCCTCGCGCCAGAGGGCGGAGGCCAGGCGGTTGGCGACATGGCCGACGGCGTCGCGGTTGAGGACGACCGCCTCGCGCCCGAGCGACCGGTAGAAACCGGCGGCGCGCTCGCGCAAGGCGGCATCGCGCGCATAGATCTCGACGAGCGGCATGATGTGCGGCGGGTTGAAAGGATGGGCGGTGACGAAGCGGCCGGGATGGCGCATGTCGCGCGCCAGCTCCGACCAGGTCAGCGAGGAGGTGCTGCTGGCGATGACGGCATCCGGCGGCGCGGCGCCTTCGATCCGGCCATAGAGTTCGCGCTTGAGCGGCACCGATTCGGGGGCGTTCTCCTGGATCCAGGTGGCGGCGGCCACCGCCTCCTCCAGCGTGCGGGCGACGAGAAGGCGCCCGTCCCGCTCCGTGCCCCGCCCCTCGATGCGGCGGACCTGGCGCCGCGCCCCTTCGACGCGCTCGAGGAGAGGCTCCGCCGCCGGCGACGCCGGATCCCACACGGCGACGTCGTGGCCATGGGCGGTGAAGAGGGCCGACCAGCTCTCCCCGATCAGGCCGCAGCCGATGATCGCGATCGTTTCCGGCCCTTGCGCCATGTTGGCTCCTCCTGCCTGCGGATTCGCGCCAGCCTGCCACGCCCGGCGCTGCCTTCGAAAGCGTTTTCGCAACGTTCGCACCGCCGGGCCAAGGCGGCGGCCGCGGCAAGGCGGCGCCTCTCTGCCGAATTTTCCCCGGCCGGATGGAAGCCGCGGCTCAAACCTGTTGACAAGCGCCGCCCTGCTTGCTTTGTAATCATGATTAAGCGGAAGGCAGTTTCCGCCACATCGGCCTTCAGCGGCCATCGGGCAGTTTCGCCCCACGGCATCTCATGACATCCATGGGATAGCGTGGGGCTTTTTGTTTTGGGCTCCATGAGCAGGTTTCGCATCGGTATCCTCTATTCGACCGAAGGGCCCTATGCGGCCCTGGGGCGGGACTGCCGCGACGGCGCCGAGCTCGCCGTCGAGGACCTGCGGGCGGAGCATGCGGATGTCGGCATCGAGCCCGTCTTCGGCGACCCGAAAGGCCAGGCGCCGCTCTATCTCGACCTCGCGCGCGCCATGCTGCGCGACCAGGGCTGCCGGCACATCGTCGGCACGGTGACCTCGCTGGCGCGCAAGGACGTCATCCCCCTCATCGAAAAGCATGACGGGCTGCTCTGGTACATGTGCCCCTATGAGGGCTTCGAGGCCAATGAGAGCGTGATCTACACCGGCGCCTGCCCGAACCAGCATCTCCTGCCGCTGTTCGACCATTTGCTGCCCCGCCACGGCTCGCGCGTCTATCTCGCCGGCGCGAATTACGTCTGGGGCTGGGAGATGAACCGGCTGGCGCGCGAACTGGTGGCGCAGGCCGGCGGCGAGGTCGTCGGCGAGCGATGCCTTCCGTTGGAGGAGACGCATGTCGACCGCCTGATCGCTGACATCGAGCAGCGCCGGCCGGACTTCATCCTCAACAATCTGATCGGCCCGGCGAGCTATGCCTTCCTGGCCGCGATCCGGCGCCTCGCCGACCGCGACCCGTCCTTCGCTCCGGAGCGCCGCCCCGTGGTGAGCTGCGACCTCACCGAATGCGAACTCGGCGAGATCGCGGACGGTGCCGCGATCGGCCAATTGGCGACGGCCTCCTATTTCGACAGTCTCGCCACGCCTCGCAACCTCGCCTTCAAGCGCCGGGTCGCCGCCCGGTTCGGGCCGCACCGCCGGGTCTCCAGCTTCTTCGCCGGCGCCTACACCGCCGTCCGGCTCTGCGCCGAGACCATCCTGGCCGCCGGCGGCGACGACCCGGCAGCGATCCGCGGCAGGCTGCATGCCGGTCCGGCCGAGACCGTGCTCGGCCCCCTCGCCGTCGATCCGCGCACCAACCACGCCGCGCTGCCCTTCCATCTCGGGCGCATCAACCGGGAGGGTGGCTTCGACATCCTCGCCTCGAAGCCGGCGATCGCCGCCGACCCCTATCTGATCGGCGACCGGACCCGCCGCGCCGCTCCGCATCTGAGGCTGGTCCGATGAGCACCACACCGAGCTTCAACGGCTGGCATGCCGCGGTGCTGCACCGCCTGGACGACGGCATCGAGCGGCTGGGCCGGCAGCTCGAACGGCTCGGCCTCGCCGTCACCGTGCAATGGGCCCCGCTCGACCTCGCCCGCATCAATCCCGACATCGTGCTGGTGGATGCCGACCAGGGCTGGGACGGCCTGCTGCCCTGGCAGGCCGGCGCCGCGCCGATGCCGCTCGTCGCGCTGCTCGGCTCCGAGGCGCCAGGGCGCATCGCCTGGGCGATGGAGCATGGCGCCGGCGCGCTGATCGCCAAGCCGGTCGCTTCCTCCGCCGTCTACCCCTCCCTCGTCATGGCCGTCCACATGCATGCGCAGCGTCTGGCCATGGCCAAACGCTGCGCCGACCTCGAGGAACGCATGCGCCTGAGGCCGCTGGTCCATGGCGCCGTGCACGCCATCATGGCGGCCCGGCTGGTCGACGAAAGCGCCGCCTACAGCCTCCTGCGCTGCACCGCCATGCGGCGGCGGCTGACGATCGAGCAGATCGCCGCCGGCATCGTCGCCGGGCAGGAACCCGTGCCGGAGGCGGTCTGATGCGGGTGATGCTCGCGCTCCTGCGCCGCCCGGCCGCGATGGTCGGGCTCGTCATCGTCGGGCTGGTCGTGGTCGGCGCGCTGCTGGCGCCCTGGCTCGCGCCCTTCTCGCCCGACGACCAGATGTTCGACGGATTGTCGCTCGACGGCGCGCCGCTGCCGCCGAGCGCCCATTACCTGCTCGGCACCGACACGCTCGGCCGCGACCTGCTTTCCCGCCTGCTGTTCGGGGCGCGCACCTCGCTCGTCATCGGCCTCGTCGCCAACGGCACGGCGGTGGCGATCGGCCTCCTGGTCGGCATCGTCGCCGGCTACACGCGCGGGATGTTCGGCAACATGCTGATGCGCTTCACCGACCTGATGATGGCGTTTCCGGCGCTGCTGCTGGCGATCGCGCTGGCGGCGCTGCTGAGGCCGAGCCTGTGGATCGTGGCGCTGGTGATCGCGCTGGTGAACTGGGTGCAGGTGGCGCGCATCGTCTACACCGAGACGCGCGGCCTGGCGGAGCGCGACTTCATCACCGCCGAGCGCTCGCTCGGGGCCGGGCACGGCCGCATCCTGTTCTTCCACATCCTGCCGCATCTGATGCCGACGGCCATCGTGTGGGGCACGCTCGGCATCGCCACCACAGTGCTGCTCGAAGCCACGCTCAGCTTCCTCGGCATCGGCGTCCAGCCGCCGCAACCCTCCTGGGGCAACATCATCTATGAGAGCCAGAGCTATTTCCAGGATGCGCCCTGGCTGGTGTTCATCCCCGGCGCGGTGATCCTGGCGACCGCCCTCTCCTTCAACCTGATCGGCGATGCGCTGCGCGACATCCTCGATCCGACGCAGCGCGGCAGGGGCTGACATGGCATTGTTCCTGGCCCGGCGCCTGCTGCAGGCGGCCTTCATCCTCCTCGGCGTCGCCGCCATCACCTTCGTCCTGCTCTATTGCCTACCGGCGGACCCGGCGGTGCTGATCGCCGGACGCAGCGCCACGCCGCCGATGGTCGCCGCCATCCGCCACGAGCTCGGGCTCGACCAACCGCTGATCCTGCAGTTCCTGCACTATCTCGACGGCCTGCTGCATGGCGACCTCGGCCGCTCCTACACGCAGAAGACGGCGGTGGCGCCGCTGATCCTGGCGCGGCTGCCGGCGACCCTGGTGCTGATGGCGGCCGGCATCCTCGTCGAGGTCGCGCTCGGGCTGACCTTCGGCATCATCGCCGCGGTACGCCGCGACGGCCTGACCGACCGCGTCGTGATGATGCTCTCCTTCGTCGGCGTGTCTTCGCCGCAATTCGTGGTGGCGCTGCTGCTGCTCTATGTCTTCGCGGCGACGCTCGGCTGGTTCCCGATGTCGGGCTTCGGCACGCCGGCCCATGTCGTGCTGCCCGCCCTCACGCTCGGCGTGCTCGGCGCCGGCTGGTATGCGCGCATGGTGCGCTCGGCGATGATCGAGGTGCTGCGCCAGGATTACGTCCGCACGGCGCGCGCCAAGGGCGTCCCCGCCGCAAGGGTGGTGCTGCGCCATGCCCTGCCGAACGCCCTCCTGCCGATCATCGCGATGATCGGCATCGATATCGGCCAGTTCATGGGCGGTGTCGTCGTCGTCGAGGCCGTCTATGGCTGGCCCGGCATCGGCCAGCTCGCCTGGCAGGCGATCCAGCAGGTGGACGTGCCCATCATCATGGGCGTGACGCTGGTGTCCGCGCTCGCCATCGTGCTCGGCAACCTCGTCGCCGACTTCATCGCCCCCTTCGTCGACCCGCGCATCCGCGCGCAATAGCAGGCCCAGAGATCTCAGAGGAGAACAGCATGCTGAAGAATTTGCTCAAATATACGGCGTTGGCGACGGTGCTCGCCCTTGCTCCCGCCGCCGCCCAAGCGGAGACGCCGAACCGCGGCGGCACCATCACCGTGACGTTCAAGGACGACATCGCGACCCTCGATCCGGCCATCGGCTATGACTGGCAGAACTGGTCGATGATCAACGGCCTGTTCTCGCGCCTTGTCGACTACAAGCCGGGCTCGACCGTGCTCGGCCCGTCGCTGGCCGATTCCTACACCGTCTCGCCGGACGGCAAGAGCTACACCTTCAAGCTGCATCCCGGCGTCAAGTTCACCAACGGGCGCGAGATCACCGCCGCGGACGTGAAATATTCGATCGAGCGCGCCGTCAATCCGAAGACCCAGGGGCCCGGGGCCGGCTTCTTCCATTCGATCGTCGGCGCCGACAAGCTGACGGCCGGCACCGCCCAGGCGATGGACGGCATCGTCGCGGTCGACGACCACACAGTGCGCTTCGACCTCGTCCAGCCCGACGCGACCTTCCTCAACGTGCTCGCCCTCAACTTCGCGTCAGTCGTGCCGAAGGAAGCGGTCGAGGCGGCGAACGGCGATTTCGGCAAGCATCCGGTCGGCTCGGGCGCCTTCATGCTGAAGGAATGGACGGTGGGCCAGCGCCTGGTGTTCCAGCGCAACCCGGACTATTTCGTCAAGGAGCGTCCCTATATCGACGGCTTCACCATCGAGATCGGCCAGGAGCCGCTCGTCGCCCTGCTGCGCCTCCAGAAGGGCGAGGTCGACATCGCCGGCGACGGTATTCCGCCGGCCAAATATCTGGAGATGAAGAAGTCGCCCGATTTCGCCGGCATGATCGTCGACCGCGACCAGCTCGAAACCAGCTATGTGACGCTGAACACGCAGGTCAAGCCCCTCGACAATCCCAAGGTGCGCCAGGCCCTCAACATGGCGATCAACAAGGACCGCATCGTGCGCATCATCAACGGGCGCGCCACGCCCGCCAACCAGGTGCTGCCGCCGCTGATGCCGGGCTACGACAAGGACTACAAGGGCTATGCCTATGACGTCGCCAAGGCCAAGGCCCTGCTCGCCGAGGCGGGGCTGCCGGACGGCTTCTCGACCCAGCTCTATACCTCCAACACCGATCCGCAGCCGCGCATCGCCCAGGCGATCCAGCAGGATCTCGCCGCGGTCGGCGTCAAGGCCGAGATCAAGGCGCTCGCCAATCCCAACGTGATCGCCGCCGGCGGTACGCAGGGCCAGGCGCCGATGGTGTGGTCGGGCGGCCTCGGCTGGATCGCCGACTTCCCGGATCCCTCCGACTTCTACGGACCGATCCTGGCCTGCGGCAGCGCGGTCGCGGGCGGCTGGAACTGGTCCTGGTACTGCAACAAGGACATCGAGCCCCGGGCGCAGGCGGCTGACGCGATGCCGGTTCCCGCCAAGGCGGCCGAGCGCAATGCGGTGTGGGCGCAGATCTTCACCGAGATCCAGTCCAAGGACGCGCCCTGGATCCCGGTGTTCAACGAGCGCCGCGTCGTGGCGAAGTCGAAGCGCATGGGCGGCCCGGACGAGGTCTACATCGACCCGACCCGCGTCATCGACTACGACGCGATCTATGTGAAGCCATAAACGCGACCACCCTCCCCTGGAGGGGGAGGGTCGGCCTGCAAGGCCGGGGTGGGGTGAAAACGCAACGTTCGAGATCAGGGTGAGGCCAAGATTTCCCGCAAGGGAATCACCCCACCCCGACACTTCGTGTCGACCCTCCCCCTCCAGGGGAGGGTGAAACTTTCGACCGAACGCATCACCTGCGCGCCCTGCAAAATCCCATCTCCCAAGGCAGGAAAGGTCCCATCATGTGCGTGGCATGCGACTACACCATCCATCGCAAGAACCACCATCTCGGCTGGAACCGCGACTTCGAGCCGGTGCTCACCGCCATGCCGGGCAAGACCATCCATTTCGAGTGCCTGGATTCGTCCGGCGGCCAGTTCGATGCCGATTCCACCGCCGAGACCGTCAAGACCATGGATTTCTCCCGGGTCAATCCGGTGACCGGGCCCGTCTATGTCGAGGGCGCCGAACCCGGCGACGTGCTCAAGGTCACGATCCGGCATTTCGCCCCGTCCGGGCTCGGCTGGACCGCCAACATTCCGGGCTTCGGCCTGCTGGCGGACCAGTTCATCGAGCCCGCCATCCATATCTGGAAATATGACCCGGCCTCGATGGCGCCGTCCCTGTTCGGGCCGGGCGGCAAGGTGCCGCTGAAGCCCTTCGCCGGCACCATCGGCGTCGCGCCGGCCGAGCCCGGCCTGCATTCGGTGGTGCCGCCCCGCCGCGTCGGCGGCAATCTCGACATCCGCGACCTCACGGCCGGCGTGACGCTCTATCTGCCCGTCGAGGTGCCGGGCGCTCTGTTCTCGATCGGCGACACCCATGCCGCACAGGGCGACGGCGAAGTCTGCGGCACGGCGATCGAGAGCCGCATGGACGTCGACGTCACCCTCGACCTCGTCAAGGACACGCCGCTGCAATCGCCCCGCTTCACCACCCCCGGGCCGGTGACGCGCCATCTCGACGCCGCCGGCTACGAAGTCACCACCGGTATCGGCCCCGATCTGATGACCGGCGCCCGCGAGAGCGTCATGCGCATGATCGACCTGCTGACCGCCGAGCACGGGCTGTCGCCGGTCGACGCCTACATGCTCTGCTCCGTCTGCGGCGACCTGCGGATCAGCGAGATCGTCGACATGCCGAACTGGGTGGTGTCGTTCTACTTCCCGCGGATCGTGTTCGCATGATCGCAGGAACGGATGCCGGAGCGCCCGAACGGCCGGTCCTCGAGATCGACGATCTCTGCGTCGATGCCCTGACGCCGGAGGGCGCCAGGCGGGTGATCGACACCGTGAGCCTCACGGTCGCCCCGCGCGAGACCCTGTGCATCGCCGGCGAGTCCGGCTCCGGCAAGTCGGTGACCGCCCTCTCCGTCATGCGCCTGCTGCCGCCGGGCTCGCTGCGCATCGCCTCCGGCGCCATCCGCCTCGACGGGCGCGACCTCACGCGCCTGTCCGAACGCGCCATGCGCGAGGTGCGCGGCGGCGAGATCGCCATGATCTTCCAGGAGCCGATGACCTCGCTCAACCCGGTGATGACCATCGGCGCGCAGCTGTTCGAGGCGATCCGCCAGCACCAGGCGGCAGAGGGCGCCAGCGTGAAGAGCCGCGCCATCGCCATGCTGGACGTCGTCCATATCGGCGAGGCGCCGCGCCGGCTGCTGCAATACCCCCACGAGCTTTCCGGCGGCATGCGCCAGCGCGTGATGATCGCCATGGCGCTGTCCTGCCGGCCCAAGCTGCTGCTCGCCGACGAGCCGACGACGGCGCTCGACGTCACCGTGCAGGCGCAGATCCTGTCGCTGATGCGCGAGCTCAAGCGCGAATTCGGCACTGCCATCGTCTTGATCACCCATGACATGGGCGTGGTGGCGCAGATGGCGGACCGCGTCGCCGTGATGCAGCACGGCCGGCTCGTCGAGACCGGACCGGTCGAGGCGATCTTCGCCGCGCCCCGCCAACCCTATACGCAGGAACTGCTCGCCGCCGTGCCCAGGCTCGGCGCCTTCCGGGACAGCGACGGCCCGCCGCGCGTCACCGATGCACCGCCCCTGGAGATGCCGCCGCGCACCGGGCCGATCCTCTTCGTGCGCGGGCTGGAAGTGAGCTACGGCAAGCCCGGCGGCCTGTTCCGGGCCGGCAAGCCGCAGGCGGCGGTCACCGACGTCAGTTTCGAGATCCGCCCCGGCCAGACCCTCGGCCTCGTCGGCGAGAGCGGCTCGGGCAAGTCGACGACCGGCAAGGCGGTGCTGGGGCTGATTCCCTTCTCGGGCGAGGTGACGATCGCCGGCTCGCCCCTCCAGGGCCTGTCCAACCGTGCGATGAAGCCGGTCCGCCGCAAGGCGCAGATGATCTTCCAGGACCCCTATGCCTCGCTGGACCCGCGCATGACGGTCGGGGCCGCCATCGCCGAGCCGATGCTGATCCACGGCATCGGCACGCCGGCCGAGCGCAGGGAGCGGGTCGCCGACCTCCTGCGCCGGGTCGGCCTGTCGCCCGACCTCGCCTCGCGCTATCCGCACGAATTCTCCGGCGGCCAGCGCCAGCGCATCTGCATCGCCCGGGCGCTCGCGCTCGAACCCGGGCTGATCGTCGCCGACGAGAGCGTCGCCGCGCTCGACGTCTCGGTGCGCGGGCGCGTGCTCGACCTGATGCTGGAACTGCAGGAGACGATGGGCCTCGCCTATCTCTTCATCTCCCACGACATGGCCGTGGTCGAGCGCATGAGCCACCATGTCGCGGTGATGCGGCACGGGCGCATCGTCGAGGCCGGCACGCGGCGCGAGATCTTCGACAGCCCGCGCGAGGCCTATACGCGCGACCTGATCGCCGCCGTACCGATTCCGGATCCGGGGCTGTATCGGTAGATCAGGCCCCTGTCCCGGCGAGAGGGGCGGACGCTAAGAAAATGAGCTGCCTTCTCCCGACCCGGGAGAAGGTCCCGGCAGGGGGATGAGGGCCTGAACTTCGACGCAGATCGCTCAAAATCGCGCTTCAATTGTCGAAGTTCAGACCCTCATCCGGCGCTTCCGCGCCACCTTCTCCCGACCCGGGAGAAGGAAAAACGCGCTATATTCTGCAAACTTGGCGTCAAAAGGCTATTTTGTAGCAGCTTTCATCGACCATCTGACCTCAGCGAGATGCGCACGACGCGCTTTCCGCTCCTCTCGGGTGAGGGCCCGTTTGAGAGGCTGATTTTGCCACGATGTAGATCGGGCACATGGCGCCGGGCCTCTCAGCCCAGCACTTGCAGCCCATGCTTTTGAATAAGGGTCAGGAGCTTCAAGGCCATTCCGCTGGGTCGTTTTGCTCCAGATTCCCACTTTTGCACGGTGGACACACTTGTGTTGAGATAGCGCGCAAAAATAGGCTGGCTCACATGGTTACCTTCGCGGAGGGCCTTGATGTCCTGAGGTCCAAGTTCCGCTGGAACAGCCAGGCAAGCGTCGTCAAAGCTTCGGAGCGTCTCCTTATCGATCGTTCCGGCCCGATACATATCCTCGACCGAAGTATAGACCGCTTCGAAGGCATCGCTTTTGAATTTCTTATGCGGCATGACAGATCTCCACGATAGCTCCGATTTCCAGTTCAGCTGCGACATCTGCGGATGTCTTTCGTTGGTAGAGCCCCGCCAGTTTGCGGAATTCCGCCAATTCGGCGTCGGTTATGTTTGGTCTATCTTTTTCGCGAACAAATAGACATAAATCCAAAACTCTCCGCTCTTCGCCAAAATGATCGATCTGTACATATTGTCTTTCAGGCGTTTCTTGAAGACCCTCCTCCTAGATCATCCGCCTGCCCGGATGCGACCTGCCTGATCGCCTTGCACAATTCCGTGTCCGATATCCGTGCCTTGCGTGCAGCTTTGGCGAACCATGCGGTTTTGAATGTTCGGGGGGAGGCCATGATTGAAAGGTAGCACTTGGTGCTATGATTTTTCAAGATGAATGCGGCGTGGCATCGGCCTGCGCAGACTCCGCTTGAAATGTTCCCGTTTTGTTCTAGTCTGGGTGAAACGGATTTCGCCCATGCCTTCGCCCGCTCCCCTCGTCTTCGACCGCGAACGCCGCGCCGAGAAACTGGCCGGGCTGCGCCTTCTCCTGCCGAAGCTGGAGCATATGCATGCCGATGCGGGCACGCTGCCCTTCGGCATCGAGGCCGTCGACCGTAAATTGCCGGGCGGCGGGCTCGCCCTCGACGCCCTGCACGAGATCGCGCCGCAGACCATCTTCGACAGCGCCGGCGCCTTCGGCTTCCTGATCTCGCGGCTGGTCCAGCGCCAGGACACGAATGCGGGCACGCTCTGGCTGGTCGTCTCGCCGCGCGGCCTGTCCGGCATGGGGTGGCCATACGGCCACGGGCTGAGGGCGCTCGGCCTCGATCCGGCTCGTCTCGTCCTCGTCACCGCGGCGGACGAGACACGCGCGGCCTGGGCGATGGAGGAGATCCTGCGCTCCGGCGCGGCCGGGGCCGTGGCGGGGCTGACCGGCGGCGGCCTCGAGGCCGCCATGAGCCGCCGCCTGCAGCTCGCCGCCGCCGCCGCGCCCTGCCCGCTCTTCCTGCTGCGCCCGCCTTTGGCCGCGGCCGCGACCGCCGCCGTCACGCGCTGGCGCATCGGCTCGGCGCCCGGCCCGCGCGATCGGTTCGGCCTGCTCACCGCCTGGCGCTGGCGCGTTCAGCTCGAACGCAGCCGCAACGGGCAGAACGGATCCTGGCTCATGGAGTTCGACCATGCCACGCATCGTCTCGGTCTGGCTGCCGCGCTGGCCGATCCAGCGCTTCCTGAGAGCGCAGGCCGGCAGGTCCGGGTCGCCTGACCGCCCGGCTTCGCCCGAGGCCGTCGACGCCCGGCGGCCCTTCGTCCTCACGGTCGAGGCGTCGGGCGGCCCGCGCATCGGCGCCGCCAACAAGGCCGCCGAAGCCGAAGGGCTGGCCGTCGGCGGGCTCGTCGCCGATGCGCGCGCCAGGGCGCCGGGCCTGCAGACCCGTCCGCTCGACCGCGAGGCCGACAGCGCGGCGCTGCATCGCCTCGGCCTGTGGGCGATGCGCTATACGCCCTCCGTCGCCGCCTATCGCCAAGCCGACGGGGCTGACGGCCTCTTCCTCGACATCACCGGCGCCAGCCATCTGGCCGGCGGCGAAGCAGCCCTGCTCGCCGATATCGTCAGGCGCCTGCGGCCGTTCTCGCTGGGGGCTCGCACCGCCCTCGCCGATACGCCCGGCGCGGCCTGGGCGCTGTCGCGCTGCCATGCGCAGGCCGCTGTCGTCCTGCCCGCCGGCGACGATCCCGCCGGTGCCCTCGCCTGCCTGCCGATGGCCGGCCTGCGCCTGCCGGACGACCTCTGCCTGACCCTGCAGCGGCTCGGCTTCCGGCGTATCGGCGACCTTCTCGGCAAGGAACGCGCCCCCTTCGCGGCGCGCTTCGAACCCGTCCTGCTCAAGCGCCTCGACCAGGCGATGGGCCGGCGGGAGGAAGCCCTGATCGTCCTGGAGCCGCCGCCCCTCCATCATCGCAGCCGCCAATTGCTGGACCCCATCGTCAGCCAGCCGGCGGTGGTGCATGTCGCGAGCCGGCTGATGAAGGACCTGGTGCCGGCCCTCGCGCAGGAGGGGCTGGGCGCACGCACCCTCAGGCTGCGGCTCTTCCGCGTCGACGGCGAAGTGCGCACCATCCATATCGGCCTCGCCGCCGCCACGCGCGATCCCGCCCATGTCGCCCG encodes the following:
- a CDS encoding ImuA family protein; the protein is MPSPAPLVFDRERRAEKLAGLRLLLPKLEHMHADAGTLPFGIEAVDRKLPGGGLALDALHEIAPQTIFDSAGAFGFLISRLVQRQDTNAGTLWLVVSPRGLSGMGWPYGHGLRALGLDPARLVLVTAADETRAAWAMEEILRSGAAGAVAGLTGGGLEAAMSRRLQLAAAAAPCPLFLLRPPLAAAATAAVTRWRIGSAPGPRDRFGLLTAWRWRVQLERSRNGQNGSWLMEFDHATHRLGLAAALADPALPESAGRQVRVA
- a CDS encoding ABC transporter ATP-binding protein, whose amino-acid sequence is MIAGTDAGAPERPVLEIDDLCVDALTPEGARRVIDTVSLTVAPRETLCIAGESGSGKSVTALSVMRLLPPGSLRIASGAIRLDGRDLTRLSERAMREVRGGEIAMIFQEPMTSLNPVMTIGAQLFEAIRQHQAAEGASVKSRAIAMLDVVHIGEAPRRLLQYPHELSGGMRQRVMIAMALSCRPKLLLADEPTTALDVTVQAQILSLMRELKREFGTAIVLITHDMGVVAQMADRVAVMQHGRLVETGPVEAIFAAPRQPYTQELLAAVPRLGAFRDSDGPPRVTDAPPLEMPPRTGPILFVRGLEVSYGKPGGLFRAGKPQAAVTDVSFEIRPGQTLGLVGESGSGKSTTGKAVLGLIPFSGEVTIAGSPLQGLSNRAMKPVRRKAQMIFQDPYASLDPRMTVGAAIAEPMLIHGIGTPAERRERVADLLRRVGLSPDLASRYPHEFSGGQRQRICIARALALEPGLIVADESVAALDVSVRGRVLDLMLELQETMGLAYLFISHDMAVVERMSHHVAVMRHGRIVEAGTRREIFDSPREAYTRDLIAAVPIPDPGLYR
- a CDS encoding helix-turn-helix domain-containing protein, which encodes MPHKKFKSDAFEAVYTSVEDMYRAGTIDKETLRSFDDACLAVPAELGPQDIKALREGNHVSQPIFARYLNTSVSTVQKWESGAKRPSGMALKLLTLIQKHGLQVLG
- a CDS encoding ABC transporter substrate-binding protein produces the protein MLKNLLKYTALATVLALAPAAAQAETPNRGGTITVTFKDDIATLDPAIGYDWQNWSMINGLFSRLVDYKPGSTVLGPSLADSYTVSPDGKSYTFKLHPGVKFTNGREITAADVKYSIERAVNPKTQGPGAGFFHSIVGADKLTAGTAQAMDGIVAVDDHTVRFDLVQPDATFLNVLALNFASVVPKEAVEAANGDFGKHPVGSGAFMLKEWTVGQRLVFQRNPDYFVKERPYIDGFTIEIGQEPLVALLRLQKGEVDIAGDGIPPAKYLEMKKSPDFAGMIVDRDQLETSYVTLNTQVKPLDNPKVRQALNMAINKDRIVRIINGRATPANQVLPPLMPGYDKDYKGYAYDVAKAKALLAEAGLPDGFSTQLYTSNTDPQPRIAQAIQQDLAAVGVKAEIKALANPNVIAAGGTQGQAPMVWSGGLGWIADFPDPSDFYGPILACGSAVAGGWNWSWYCNKDIEPRAQAADAMPVPAKAAERNAVWAQIFTEIQSKDAPWIPVFNERRVVAKSKRMGGPDEVYIDPTRVIDYDAIYVKP
- a CDS encoding acetamidase/formamidase family protein; this translates as MCVACDYTIHRKNHHLGWNRDFEPVLTAMPGKTIHFECLDSSGGQFDADSTAETVKTMDFSRVNPVTGPVYVEGAEPGDVLKVTIRHFAPSGLGWTANIPGFGLLADQFIEPAIHIWKYDPASMAPSLFGPGGKVPLKPFAGTIGVAPAEPGLHSVVPPRRVGGNLDIRDLTAGVTLYLPVEVPGALFSIGDTHAAQGDGEVCGTAIESRMDVDVTLDLVKDTPLQSPRFTTPGPVTRHLDAAGYEVTTGIGPDLMTGARESVMRMIDLLTAEHGLSPVDAYMLCSVCGDLRISEIVDMPNWVVSFYFPRIVFA